A stretch of the Corylus avellana chromosome ca6, CavTom2PMs-1.0 genome encodes the following:
- the LOC132184463 gene encoding alkylbase DNA glycosidase-like protein mag2, with protein MGEQTHTQTQAQTQTQTQTQAQTQPHHDSAASATATATTTASTTMEITNGSSLTSSPPAKIPFRPRKIRKLSPDPKSSQIVVAEIQTTPKPLATIKSTKSKAAHHQRAVPAAPRIVARSLSCDGEVEIALRHLRSADPLIAPLIDIHQAPTFDTFQTPFLALTRSILYQQLAYKAGTSIYTRFIALCGGEVGVLPETVLALTPQQLRQIGVSGRKASYLHDLARKYQNGILSDSAIVNMDDKSLFTMLTMVNGIGSWSVHMFMIFSLHRPDVLPINDLNVRKGVQLLYSLEELPRPSQMDLLCEKWRPYRSVASWYMWRLAEAKGAPSSAAAVAAGASLPQHQQEEQQQQHQHTQQPQLLDPINSILNLGACAWGQ; from the exons ATGGGCGAGCAAACGCATACCCAGACCCAGGCCCAGACCCAGACCCAGACCCAAACACAAGCACAGACACAGCCCCACCATGACTCCGCCGCCTCtgccaccgccaccgccactACCACTGCATCAACGACGATGGAGATAACCAATGGTTCTTCGCTAACCTCCTCTCCACCAGCCAAAATCCCCTTCCGTCCCAGAAAGATCCGGAAGCTCTCACCCGACCCGAAGTCGTCCCAAATCGTAGTTGCGGAGATCCAAACAACCCCCAAACCCTTGGCAACCATCAAATCGACCAAATCCAAAGCCGCACACCACCAACGAGCGGTGCCTGCCGCGCCGAGAATCGTTGCCCGGTCGCTCTCGTGCGATGGCGAGGTGGAAATCGCGCTCCGCCACCTCCGCAGCGCCGATCCGCTCATCGCCCCCCTGATCGACATCCACCAAGCGCCGACGTTCGACACTTTCCAGACCCCATTCCTGGCCCTGACCCGAAGCATTCTCTACCAGCAACTCGCCTACAAGGCCGGCACGTCCATCTACACGCGCTTCATCGCGCTCTGTGGTGGCGAGGTCGGGGTTCTCCCTGAGACCGTGCTAGCCCTAACCCCTCAGCAGCTTCGCCAAATCGGCGTCTCGGGCAGGAAAGCCAGCTACCTACACGACCTCGCGAGAAAGTACCAAAACGGGATTCTATCGGACTCGGCGATTGTAAATATGGATGACAAGTCGCTCTTCACAATGCTCACGATGGTCAACGGGATTGGCTCGTGGTCCGTGCACATGTTCATGATCTTCTCGCTGCACAGACCGGACGTGCTTCCTATCAACGATCTCAATGTTCGTAAAGGTGTTCAGCTTCTCTACAGTCTCGAGGAGTTGCCTCGGCCGTCCCAGATGGACCTGCTGTGCGAGAAGTGGCGGCCATATCGGTCCGTGGCATCGTGGTACATGTGGAGGCTTGCAGAAGCCAAGGGGGCGCCTTCGAGTGCCGCGGCAGTGGCGGCCGGTGCGAGCTTGCCGCAGCACCAGCAGGaggagcagcagcagcagcaccaACACACGCAACAGCCGCAGCTTCTAGATCCAATTAATAGCATTCTCAATCTTGG GGCCTGTGCTTGGGGACAATGA
- the LOC132185030 gene encoding sugar transporter ERD6-like 6, with amino-acid sequence MSFRDESDDGKDLRKPFLHTGSWYRMGSRQSSMMGSSQVIRESSISVVACVMIVALGPIQFGFTSGYSSPTQTAITEDLGLTVSEYSIFGSLSNVGAMVGAIASGQIAEYIGRKGSLMIAAIPNIIGWLAISFARDVSFLYMGRLLEGFGVGIISYTVPVYIAEIAPQNLRGALGAVNQLAVTIGIMLAYLLGLFVEWRILAVLGILPCTILIPGLFFVPESPRWLAKMGMTEEFETSLQVLRGFDTDISIEVNEIKRSVASTSRRSTIRFAELKQRRYWLPLMIGIGLLALQQLSGINGVLFYSSTIFAAAGVTSSNAATFGVGAIQVIATGVSTWLMDKAGRRLLLIVSSSGMTFSLLIVAVSFFLRGFVSADSNFYGVMSIMAVVGVVLMVIFFSLGIGPIPWLIMSEILPVNIKGLAGSVATLGNWLAAWVVTMTANLLLEWSNAGTFTIYLVLCAFTLAFVVVWVPETKGRTLEEIQRSFR; translated from the exons atgagTTTCAGGGATGAGAGCGACGATGGGAAGGATCTCAGGAAGCCGTTTCTGCACACGGGTAGCTGGTACCGTATGGGGTCGAGGCAGTCCAGTATGATGGGCTCGTCCCAGGTCATTCGCGAGAGCTCCATCTCCGTCGTCGCCTGCGTTATGATCGTTGCTTTGGGCCCTATCCAGTTCGGTTTCACc TCTGGGTATTCGTCCCCTACCCAAACGGCAATCACTGAGGATCTTGGACTAACGGTTTCAGAG TATTCTATATTCGGCTCTCTATCCAATGTGGGTGCAATGGTTGGGGCAATAGCAAGCGGTCAGATTGCTGAATATATAGGGCGAAAAGGG TCTCTAATGATTGCTGCCATTCCTAATATTATTGGATGGCTTGCCATATCATTTGCCAGA GATGTTTCATTTCTCTACATGGGAAGGCTGTTGGAAGGTTTTGGTGTGGGAATAATATCTTATACG GTGCCTGTATACATAGCTGAGATAGCACCTCAAAACTTGAGAGGGGCTCTGGGTGCAGTGAACCAG CTGGCAGTCACCATTGGAATAATGCTGGCTTATTTGTTGGGACTTTTTGTTGAATGGAGAATACTAGCAGTTTTGG GTATACTGCCATGTACAATATTAATACCTGGTCTGTTTTTCGTTCCAGAATCTCCTAGATGGCTg GCAAAAATGGGTATGACAGAAGAATTTGAAACTTCTTTGCAAGTTCTCCGGGGGTTTGATACTGATATTTCCATTGAAGTAAATGAAATCAAG AGATCTGTAGCATCAACAAGCAGAAGGTCGACTATCCGGTTTGCGGAACTCAAACAAAGAAGATACTGGCTTCCTCTGATG ATTGGAATTGGATTACTTGCTTTGCAACAACTTAGTGGAATCAACGGTGTCCTATTCTATTCCAGTACCATCTTTGCAGCCGCTG GGGTTACATCAAGCAATGCGGCTACATTTGGAGTTGGTGCTATTCAG GTCATTGCCACTGGTGTGAGTACATGGTTGATGGACAAAGCAGGCCGTCGGCTTCTTCTTATT gtttCTTCCTCTGGAATGACCTTTAGCCTCCTAATTGTTGCAGTATCATTCTTTCTAAGG GGTTTCGTATCGGCTGATTCTAATTTTTATGGCGTAATGAGCATTATGGCAGTGGTTGGAGTTGTG TTAATGGTAATTTTCTTCTCCCTGGGAATTGGACCCATTCCATGGCTTATAATGTCAGAG ATCCTTCCAGTTAATATTAAGGGCCTTGCTGGAAGTGTAGCAACGCTTGGCAACTGGTTGGCCGCCTGGGTGGTTACAATGACTGCAAACTTGCTCTTGGAATGGAGCAATGCAG GAACCTTCACCATTTACTTGGTCTTGTGTGCTTTCACTCTGGCATTTGTTGTGGTTTGGGTCCCTGAAACTAAAGGAAGAACTCTCGAAGAAATTCAGCGGTCCTTCAgataa